TACGGCGACGGCGTCTCCAGCGTGCCGCTGGCCAACCGGGCCACGATCGGCAACATGAGCCCCGAGTTCGGCTCGACCTGCGCGATCTTCCCGATCGACGGCCAGACGACCGACTACCTCACGCTGACCGGCCGCCCCGCCGAGCAGGTCGCCCTGGTCGAGGCCTACGCCAAGGCCCAGGGCATGTGGCTCGACCCCGAGGCCGAGGAGCCGGTCTTCTCCGAGTACATCGAGCTGGACCTGTCCACGGTCGTCCCGTCGATCGCCGGCCCCAAGCGGCCCCAGGACCGCATCGCGCTGTCGGACGCCAAGAGCGCCTGGCGCGCGGCCGTCAAGGACTACGTGTCGAGCGAGCAGGGCCCGCTCGACGAGGCGTCCGGCGAGTCGTTCCCCGCCTCCGACTCCCCGGCGGTCTCCCGCGACGACAACGGCGACAAGCCGCACCCGGCCGGTCTCAACGGCGAGCGCCCGCACAAGGTCGTGCGAGTCACCCTCGCCGACGGCACCGGCTTCGAGATCGACCACGGCGTGGTGACCATCGCCGCGATCACCAGCTGCACCAACACCTCCAACCCGTACGTCATGATGGGCGCCGCGCTGCTCGCCAGGAACGCGGTCGAGAAGGGCCTGACCCGCAGGCCGTGGGTGAAGACCTCCCTCGCCCCCGGCTCGCAGGTCGTCACCGGCTATTTCGAGCGCTCCGGCCTGCAGCCGTACCTCGACAAGATCGGTTTCAACCTGGTCGGCTACGGCTGCACCACCTGCATCGGCAACTCGGGGCCGCTGCAGGAGGAGATCTCCGCCGCCATCCAGGAGAACGACCTCGCGGTCACCGCCGTGCTGTCGGGCAACCGCAACTTCGAGGGCCGGATCAACCCCGACGTCAAGATGAACTACCTGGCCTCGCCGCCGCTGGTCGTCGCCTACGCCCTCGCGGGCACCATGGACATCGACCTGAACAACGAGCCGCTGGGGACGGGTTCGGACGGCGAGCCGGTGTTCCTCGCCGACATCTGGCCGGCGCCCGAGGAGATCGCGGCGGTCGTCGCCTCCTCGATCGACCAGGAGATGTTCCTGCACGACTACGCCGACGTGTTCAAGGGCGACGAGACCTGGCGCTCGCTGCCGATCCCGACCGGCAACACCTTCGAGTGGGACCCGGACTCGACCTACGTCCGCAAGGCCCCCTACTTCGAGGGCATGCCGCCCGAGCCGGAGCCGGTGACCGACATCTCCGGGGCCCGGGTGCTCGCGAAGCTGGGCGACTCGGTCACCACCGACCACATCTCCCCGGCGGGCGCCATCAAGGTCGGCACCCCCGCCGCCGACTACCTGAAGGAGCACGGCGTCGGGGTCAAGGACTTCAACTCCTACGGCTCGCGCCGAGGCAACCACGAGGTCATGATCCGCGGTACCTTCGCCAACATCCGGCTGAAGAACCTGCTGCTCGACGGCGTGGAGGGCGGCTACACCCGCGACTTCACCCTCGAGGGCGGGCCGCAGTCCTTCATCTACGAGGCCTCGGCCAACTACCAGGCCGTCGGCGTCCCGCTCGTGGTCCTGGCCGGCAAGGAGTACGGCTCGGGCTCCTCACGCGACTGGGCGGCCAAGGGCACCGCGCTGCTCGGCGTCCGCGCCGTCATCGCCGAGTCCTACGAGCGCATCCACCGCTCCAACCTGATCGGCATGGGCGTGCTGCCGCTGCAGTTCCCCGAGGGTGAGACGGCGCGGTCGCTGGGCCTGACCGGCGAGGAGACCTTCGACGTCGTCGGCGTCGAGGCGCTCAACGTGGGCGGCGTCCCGCAGACCGTGACGGTCAGGGCCGACGGCAAGGAGTTCCAGGCGGTCGTGCGCATCGACACCCCCGGAGAGGCCGACTACTACCGGCACGGGGGCATCATGCAGTACGTCCTGCGCTCCCTGCTCGCCAAGAGCTGAGCAGGGGGGCGAGGCCGCACGCCGGCCTCGCCCGCTTGGGGGCACACCCCAGACGAGAACCGCCCGGCGGGACACCATCCCGCCGGGCGGTTCCGTGCTTTCCGGGGGCTTCCGCGTTGCCGGCGGGTTCCGTGGTCACGGGTTCACGAGGGTCCCAGAGGTTCCG
This region of Streptosporangium sp. NBC_01495 genomic DNA includes:
- the acnA gene encoding aconitate hydratase AcnA, translating into MSANSFGSRDTLRVGDAEYEIYRLDAVEGSGRLPYSLKILLENLLRTEDGANITADHIRAIGQWDPKAAPNVEIQFTPARVIMQDFTGVPCVVDLATMREAVRDLGGDPARINPLAPAEMVIDHSVIVDFFGGADSFQRNVDREYERNRERYQFLRWGQTAFDEFKVVPPGTGIVHQVNIEHLARVVMVREGKAYPDTCVGTDSHTTMENGIGVLGWGVGGIEAEAAMLGQPISMLIPRVVGFKLTGKLPAGATATDLVLTITEMLRKHGVVGKFVEFYGDGVSSVPLANRATIGNMSPEFGSTCAIFPIDGQTTDYLTLTGRPAEQVALVEAYAKAQGMWLDPEAEEPVFSEYIELDLSTVVPSIAGPKRPQDRIALSDAKSAWRAAVKDYVSSEQGPLDEASGESFPASDSPAVSRDDNGDKPHPAGLNGERPHKVVRVTLADGTGFEIDHGVVTIAAITSCTNTSNPYVMMGAALLARNAVEKGLTRRPWVKTSLAPGSQVVTGYFERSGLQPYLDKIGFNLVGYGCTTCIGNSGPLQEEISAAIQENDLAVTAVLSGNRNFEGRINPDVKMNYLASPPLVVAYALAGTMDIDLNNEPLGTGSDGEPVFLADIWPAPEEIAAVVASSIDQEMFLHDYADVFKGDETWRSLPIPTGNTFEWDPDSTYVRKAPYFEGMPPEPEPVTDISGARVLAKLGDSVTTDHISPAGAIKVGTPAADYLKEHGVGVKDFNSYGSRRGNHEVMIRGTFANIRLKNLLLDGVEGGYTRDFTLEGGPQSFIYEASANYQAVGVPLVVLAGKEYGSGSSRDWAAKGTALLGVRAVIAESYERIHRSNLIGMGVLPLQFPEGETARSLGLTGEETFDVVGVEALNVGGVPQTVTVRADGKEFQAVVRIDTPGEADYYRHGGIMQYVLRSLLAKS